A DNA window from Mobula birostris isolate sMobBir1 chromosome 3, sMobBir1.hap1, whole genome shotgun sequence contains the following coding sequences:
- the LOC140195256 gene encoding leukocyte surface antigen CD53-like, which translates to MALGCLKALKYMLFAFNLVFWICGCVIMGLGIYMLSMRTVGVLFSSVPSLSVANILIIVGCITMVVAFLGCTGSIKENKCLLLSFFIILLLILLVEVIAAIILFFYEKQIDKYIEKDMKKALDDLQTRNNTELWDEIQEKLQCCGVVNSTDWGNKIPDSCCREKSCNSKNYFSKGCYGLIRDWFETNFLTVGVVIICLSIIQVLGMSFAMTLYCHICNNYKSYGD; encoded by the exons ATGGCTCTCGGATGTTTAAAGGCTCTGAAGTATATGCTGTTTGCATTCAACCTGGTATTTTGG ATCTGCGGATGTGTCATCATGGGATTGGGAATCTACATGCTGAGCATGAGGACTGTCGGTGTGTTGTTCTCCAGCGTGCCGTCCCTCTCCGTGGCAAACATTCTCATCATCGTGGGCTGTATTACAATGGTGGTGGCATTCCTGGGCTGCACCGGCTCCATCAAGGAAAACAAATGCCTGCTCCTGTCG TTCTTCATCATACTGCTCCTGATCCTTCTGGTTGAAGTCATAGCTGCCATCATCCTCTTTTTCTATGAGAAGCAG ATAGACAAATACATTGAAAAAGACATGAAGAAGGCACTGGACGATCTTCAAAcaagaaacaacacagaactgtGGGATGAAATCCAAGAAAAA CTGCAGTGCTGTGGCGTTGTGAACTCTACCGACTGGGGCAATAAGATCCCCGACTCCTGTTGTCGAGAGAAATCCTGCAACTCCAAAAACTACTTTTCCAAG GGTTGTTACGGCCTGATCCGGGACTGGTTTGAGACAAACTTTCTAACTGTTGGAGTTGTTATCATCTGTTTGTCAATAATCCAG gTGCTTGGCATGTCCTTTGCCATGACGCTCTACTGCCACATCTGTAACAACTACAAGTCATATGGCGATTAA